Proteins from one Vibrio coralliirubri genomic window:
- a CDS encoding RidA family protein, which produces MSSDIIKISRNTENAPINSVSTQTVAFSHYNNFSAQLPIEPKTGEIVIGDIKDQATQCLNNIKAIVESIDHVMDDVVKIHVFVKNISDIDAIDEVYKSFFHKSLPTRTVVGVAALPNSDALVQMDALISNGEGTKPQAPCALIKVSRNTDNAPQSTVSTQTAAFSHYNNLSAQLPIDVATGELVDGGIKAQTAQCLSNIKAILESIGHVMNDVVKTTIYLKNIADAEVVNEVCAKFFPSYVPARTVVNAAELPMGALVQIDTSISHGDGTPPQLPEDTRLLVIEANNTDAAPFMPYSHTVAFSHYNHISGQLPLDPKTNEIVAGGVKEQAEQCLNNIKAIIESVDHSMDDTVKINIQLKDISDIDAVNEIYTTFFNAELPARTVVGVSEIPMNALVQIDAVVSNCEGTPPQDVVA; this is translated from the coding sequence ATGAGTAGCGATATCATTAAAATTTCAAGAAACACTGAAAACGCACCAATTAATTCTGTATCTACACAAACGGTCGCTTTTTCTCATTATAATAACTTTTCTGCTCAACTTCCGATTGAACCTAAAACGGGTGAAATAGTCATCGGTGATATTAAAGATCAAGCCACACAATGTTTGAATAATATTAAAGCGATTGTTGAAAGCATCGACCATGTTATGGATGATGTCGTGAAGATTCATGTTTTCGTTAAGAATATTTCTGATATCGATGCTATTGATGAAGTTTACAAAAGCTTCTTCCACAAAAGCCTGCCAACACGTACTGTCGTGGGCGTCGCTGCACTGCCAAACAGCGATGCGCTGGTTCAAATGGATGCTCTCATTTCTAACGGTGAAGGCACTAAGCCACAAGCACCTTGCGCTCTAATTAAGGTATCAAGAAATACGGATAATGCACCTCAAAGTACTGTATCCACACAGACCGCAGCCTTTTCTCACTACAACAATCTTTCAGCTCAGTTGCCTATAGATGTAGCCACAGGTGAGTTAGTTGATGGCGGTATCAAAGCGCAAACTGCCCAATGTCTATCAAACATTAAAGCTATTCTAGAAAGCATCGGTCATGTAATGAATGATGTGGTTAAAACGACTATCTACCTAAAAAATATCGCAGACGCGGAAGTGGTAAATGAAGTATGTGCTAAATTCTTCCCAAGCTACGTTCCTGCTCGTACCGTTGTTAATGCCGCTGAACTACCAATGGGTGCTTTAGTGCAAATCGATACATCAATTTCACATGGCGACGGTACACCGCCACAATTACCTGAAGACACTCGTTTACTGGTAATAGAAGCCAATAATACCGATGCTGCACCATTTATGCCTTATTCGCACACAGTGGCTTTCTCTCACTACAATCATATTTCAGGACAATTACCTTTAGATCCGAAAACAAATGAAATTGTTGCTGGTGGTGTAAAAGAACAAGCTGAACAATGCTTAAACAATATTAAGGCGATAATTGAAAGCGTTGATCATAGCATGGACGATACGGTGAAAATTAATATTCAACTTAAGGATATTTCAGATATTGATGCGGTAAACGAAATCTACACCACGTTCTTTAATGCTGAGCTGCCTGCAAGAACGGTAGTAGGGGTTTCAGAAATCCCAATGAATGCTTTAGTACAAATTGATGCTGTCGTTTCTAACTGTGAAGGGACACCTCCACAAGACGTTGTTGCTTAA
- a CDS encoding IS5 family transposase gives MPKPRYKTTNWKQYNRSLINRGSLTFWIDEEAISGWAQSKQNKRGRPRRFSDLAITTALMVKRVFSMPLRALQGFIDSIFRLAHVPLSCPHYTCISRRAKQVEVSFKTKTRGAIQHLAIDATGLKVYGEGEWKVKKHGTDGKRRVWRKLHIAVDTNTHEIIAAELSLSTVTDGEVLPNLLKQTRRSILEVSGDGAYDTRACHAAIKIKGAIALIPPREGAAFWERGHPRNFAVGCQKLYDSNKYWKERYGYHKRSLSETAMYRVKQLLGGKLSLRNYNAQVGETYAMIKALNKLTGLGMPETCRID, from the coding sequence ATGCCTAAGCCTCGTTATAAAACAACCAACTGGAAGCAATACAACCGATCACTCATTAACCGTGGTTCTCTGACTTTTTGGATTGATGAAGAAGCAATAAGCGGATGGGCGCAAAGCAAACAGAATAAGCGCGGTAGGCCGCGTCGGTTCAGTGATTTAGCTATCACGACAGCACTCATGGTCAAACGAGTTTTTTCTATGCCATTGAGAGCGCTGCAAGGATTTATCGACTCGATATTTAGGTTAGCCCATGTACCGTTAAGTTGTCCGCATTACACCTGCATCAGTCGTAGAGCCAAGCAAGTTGAGGTTTCATTTAAGACTAAAACGAGAGGAGCGATACAGCACCTAGCCATTGATGCTACTGGCCTTAAGGTTTATGGCGAAGGTGAATGGAAAGTCAAAAAACATGGGACGGATGGCAAGCGTAGAGTCTGGCGAAAGCTGCATATTGCAGTCGATACCAACACTCATGAGATCATTGCCGCCGAGCTAAGTTTATCGACGGTTACAGATGGAGAAGTACTCCCGAACTTACTGAAACAAACACGCCGAAGTATCCTTGAGGTGTCTGGTGATGGCGCTTACGACACGAGAGCGTGTCACGCTGCTATTAAGATTAAGGGAGCTATTGCGCTTATTCCCCCAAGAGAAGGGGCTGCCTTCTGGGAGCGTGGTCACCCTCGAAATTTCGCCGTGGGTTGCCAGAAATTATACGACTCAAATAAGTATTGGAAAGAGCGGTATGGATACCACAAACGTTCACTCTCAGAAACAGCGATGTATCGAGTTAAACAGTTGCTAGGAGGGAAACTGAGCTTAAGAAATTACAATGCCCAGGTGGGTGAAACTTACGCGATGATAAAAGCGTTGAACAAGCTTACTGGGTTAGGTATGCCTGAAACTTGTCGTATTGACTAA
- a CDS encoding AraC family transcriptional regulator yields the protein MKTLAQLLQSYVEHKGWDDLEGIRETEISGVWLYRSSGGNQRQPFTYQSGIIMLGQGKKNIYIGERPVTYAAGDYLVVGVPMPLECEALPVNGEPLLGLSISIDSQRLHSLVKKLEDQGFLESYCNKHKQNSSGLESTPMEEQMLESFTRLVKTLHCDIEANILGDAMVTEIVYRALTGSEGRVLFDLAHHDGHYARVAKALSKVHEEYDQTITVQSLADEANMSVSAFHNAFRNVTFESPLQYLKKVRLNKAKELIQLEGLRISDAARRVGYSSPSQFSREFKRHFNTTPRAV from the coding sequence ATGAAAACACTCGCTCAGTTATTACAGTCTTATGTAGAACACAAAGGTTGGGATGATCTCGAAGGGATCAGAGAAACTGAAATTAGCGGCGTGTGGTTGTATAGAAGCAGTGGCGGGAATCAGCGTCAGCCATTTACTTACCAGTCTGGCATTATCATGCTCGGGCAGGGTAAAAAGAACATCTACATTGGCGAAAGGCCAGTGACTTACGCTGCGGGTGATTATCTTGTGGTGGGTGTGCCAATGCCGTTAGAGTGCGAAGCCTTGCCTGTTAATGGTGAACCATTGCTTGGCTTGTCGATTAGCATTGATTCTCAACGCTTGCATAGCTTAGTCAAAAAGCTCGAAGACCAAGGCTTTTTAGAAAGTTATTGTAATAAGCACAAACAGAACTCGAGTGGCTTAGAATCGACGCCAATGGAAGAGCAAATGCTAGAGAGCTTTACCCGGTTGGTCAAAACGCTGCATTGCGACATTGAAGCCAACATCTTGGGCGATGCCATGGTGACAGAGATTGTCTACCGCGCATTAACCGGTTCAGAAGGGCGTGTGCTGTTTGATTTAGCTCATCATGATGGCCATTACGCTCGTGTCGCCAAAGCGCTGTCTAAAGTGCATGAAGAGTACGACCAAACCATCACCGTTCAATCGCTTGCCGACGAAGCAAACATGAGTGTGTCTGCCTTCCACAATGCATTCCGTAATGTGACGTTTGAATCCCCACTGCAATATTTGAAGAAGGTAAGACTCAACAAAGCCAAAGAACTGATTCAGCTAGAAGGCCTTCGCATCAGCGATGCTGCTCGCCGAGTCGGCTACTCGAGCCCATCCCAATTCAGCCGCGAATTTAAGCGCCACTTCAATACTACTCCAAGAGCGGTGTAG
- a CDS encoding iron-containing alcohol dehydrogenase — MQFTYVNPTVIHFGQGQINAISQAVDTSKKVLVIYGGGSIKSNGVYDQVVESLKDHSWIEFSGVEANPTKETLDKAVALVKKENVEFIIAVGGGSVIDGSKYVAAAAKYDGDGWDILTGKHQVTEATPIGAVLTLPATGSESNMGAVITRKATQEKLAFLNPAVQPKFAVMDPDVMKSLPERQLINGLVDAWVHVCEQYITMPTDAMVQDGYAETLLKNLLVLGKQYDERDNDAWRANLMWTANQALNGLIGTGVPQDWATHMIGHEFTALWHVDHARSLAIVQPSLLRNQIEAKRGKLEQMGRNVFGLEAGADLAECTIAAIEAFYHSLDVATMFDGYETNKATAIDNVVAQLESHGYLQLGENQAITPEKTREILESAIH, encoded by the coding sequence ATGCAATTTACTTACGTTAACCCTACTGTTATCCATTTCGGCCAAGGCCAAATCAACGCTATCAGCCAAGCGGTTGATACTTCGAAGAAAGTACTGGTCATCTACGGTGGCGGTTCAATCAAGAGCAACGGTGTTTACGACCAAGTTGTAGAATCTTTGAAAGATCACTCTTGGATTGAGTTCTCTGGCGTTGAAGCAAACCCTACAAAAGAGACGCTAGACAAAGCAGTCGCTCTTGTTAAAAAAGAAAACGTAGAGTTCATTATCGCTGTTGGCGGTGGTTCAGTAATCGACGGTTCTAAGTACGTTGCTGCAGCGGCTAAATATGACGGCGACGGTTGGGACATCCTAACGGGCAAACACCAAGTAACCGAAGCGACGCCAATCGGTGCGGTACTGACACTTCCTGCGACAGGCTCTGAATCTAACATGGGCGCGGTAATCACGCGTAAAGCGACTCAAGAGAAGCTTGCTTTCCTTAACCCTGCAGTACAGCCTAAGTTTGCAGTTATGGACCCAGATGTAATGAAGTCTCTACCGGAACGCCAACTGATCAACGGTTTAGTTGATGCGTGGGTTCACGTATGTGAGCAATACATCACAATGCCAACAGACGCGATGGTTCAAGACGGTTACGCGGAAACACTGCTTAAGAACCTGCTTGTACTGGGTAAGCAATACGACGAGCGTGACAACGATGCATGGCGTGCAAACCTAATGTGGACTGCAAACCAAGCGCTTAACGGCCTGATTGGTACGGGTGTTCCTCAAGATTGGGCAACACACATGATTGGCCACGAATTCACAGCACTATGGCACGTAGACCACGCGCGCTCACTTGCGATTGTTCAACCTTCACTACTTCGTAACCAAATCGAAGCGAAACGTGGCAAGCTAGAGCAAATGGGTCGTAACGTATTTGGCCTAGAAGCGGGTGCTGATTTAGCAGAATGCACAATCGCTGCAATCGAAGCCTTCTACCACAGCCTAGACGTAGCAACCATGTTCGACGGCTACGAAACAAACAAAGCAACGGCGATTGACAATGTTGTCGCTCAACTTGAATCACACGGCTACCTACAACTTGGCGAGAACCAAGCAATCACGCCAGAGAAAACACGTGAGATTCTAGAGTCTGCGATTCACTAA
- a CDS encoding amino acid ABC transporter ATP-binding protein codes for MNNDLNNLKEMVKFKSLNKWYGDFHALKDIDLNIEQGEIVVICGPSGSGKSTLIRCINQLEPFESGELSVLEQVLPSKFNTPGQVGMVFQHFHLFPHLTVLENLTLSPIRTLKKSKQEAEKIAMHYLERVHIAEQANKYPVQLSGGQQQRVAIARSLCMKPELLLFDEPTSALDPEMINEVLDVMVELASEGITMVCVTHEMGFAKQVADRVIFMDEGQIVESNTPQALFENPQHERTQAFLNQILTY; via the coding sequence ATGAACAACGATTTGAACAATCTCAAGGAAATGGTTAAGTTTAAGTCACTTAACAAGTGGTATGGTGATTTTCATGCCCTGAAGGATATCGATTTAAATATTGAACAAGGAGAGATAGTGGTGATTTGCGGGCCGTCTGGTTCGGGTAAATCAACCTTGATCCGTTGCATCAATCAGCTAGAACCTTTCGAAAGTGGCGAACTTTCCGTGCTAGAGCAAGTGCTCCCGAGTAAGTTCAACACACCGGGCCAAGTCGGAATGGTGTTTCAGCACTTTCATTTATTCCCCCATCTTACCGTGCTTGAGAACCTAACTCTTTCTCCAATTCGTACGCTGAAAAAAAGCAAACAAGAAGCCGAAAAGATAGCAATGCACTATCTCGAGCGTGTGCACATTGCAGAACAAGCCAACAAATACCCAGTGCAACTTTCTGGCGGCCAGCAACAACGTGTGGCTATCGCCCGTTCTCTGTGTATGAAGCCGGAATTACTCTTATTCGATGAACCCACTTCAGCGCTTGATCCGGAGATGATCAACGAAGTGCTCGATGTGATGGTTGAACTGGCGAGCGAAGGCATCACCATGGTGTGTGTCACCCACGAAATGGGCTTTGCAAAACAAGTGGCCGACCGCGTTATCTTCATGGATGAAGGACAAATTGTGGAATCGAATACTCCACAAGCGCTCTTTGAAAACCCTCAACATGAACGTACTCAAGCGTTCCTAAATCAGATCCTGACTTATTGA